GCGGGTATCTGGGTTAACACCAGTCGCTGCGAGAATTTGATGTGATCTAGTTAAGCCAATTCCGTAAATGTATGTTAGACCGATTTCGATACGCTTATCGCGTGGAAGGTCTACTCCGGAAATCCGTGCCACAATGAATCTCTCCCTATTGTTTTCGTAGTTGCAGTTAGCAAAGCGCGATAGTTTTTTCTTGTCCGGTTAATTGTCGCGGTTTTAACTTTGCTTTGATAGATAGTTTCTATCCTTGGCGTTGTTTGTGTTTGGGATTTTCACAAATCACCATCACGCGACCACGACGCTTGATCACGCTGCACTTTTCGCAAATTTTCTTAACTGAGGCTCTGACTTTCATAAGACCTTGTGGTACGTGGGAAACTCAGTCACAAAGCGTGCTGAGAGGGATGGTTCGACAT
The DNA window shown above is from Anabaena sp. WA102 and carries:
- the rpmJ gene encoding 50S ribosomal protein L36, with amino-acid sequence MKVRASVKKICEKCSVIKRRGRVMVICENPKHKQRQG